The following coding sequences are from one Lysinibacillus sp. FSL W8-0992 window:
- a CDS encoding energy-coupling factor transporter transmembrane component T family protein has product MRSSIIIGQYVDKQSIFHRLDPRIKIISIFMLMLSFLLLDTATSYVIATFFVFTLLIVSKVPFVVILKGVKPLLFILSFTFVYHLLFTKGHVLWSMGIITFTIEGIEAGIRFVWRILLLVLLASLLTLTTKPLILAKGLEKLLKPLSKLRVPIEQFSLMIVIAIRFIPTVLEELNRIILAQKSRGFDIKSLPFMKRIFAYIPIVIPLLFTTIQRADQLSDAIDARGYGDGKNRTSYIELHYEKKDIIAMLVTVLFVFVLIFIKWSGI; this is encoded by the coding sequence ATGCGTAGTTCTATTATAATTGGACAGTATGTCGACAAGCAGTCCATTTTCCATCGATTAGACCCTCGCATTAAAATTATCAGTATTTTTATGCTGATGTTAAGCTTCTTATTATTAGATACAGCGACGAGCTATGTAATTGCCACTTTTTTTGTGTTTACACTATTAATTGTTTCTAAAGTACCGTTTGTTGTGATTTTAAAAGGTGTGAAGCCATTACTCTTTATCTTATCCTTTACATTTGTTTATCATCTGCTCTTTACTAAAGGACATGTATTATGGTCAATGGGAATCATCACATTTACGATTGAAGGAATTGAAGCGGGCATTCGGTTTGTCTGGCGTATTTTGCTCCTTGTTTTATTAGCTTCATTATTGACCCTTACAACGAAGCCACTTATTTTAGCTAAAGGTTTAGAAAAATTGCTAAAACCGTTATCGAAGCTCCGTGTACCGATTGAACAATTTTCACTAATGATTGTTATTGCCATTCGATTTATTCCAACTGTTTTAGAGGAGTTAAATCGAATTATACTAGCACAAAAATCAAGAGGGTTTGACATTAAATCATTACCGTTTATGAAGCGTATTTTTGCGTATATTCCAATTGTTATACCGTTGCTGTTTACAACTATACAACGGGCAGATCAATTAAGTGATGCCATAGATGCTAGAGGATATGGCGATGGTAAAAATCGCACGAGCTATATTGAACTCCACTATGAGAAAAAAGATATAATAGCAATGCTCGTAACAGTTTTGTTCGTATTTGTATTAATTTTTATTAAATGGAGTGGAATATAA
- a CDS encoding CHY zinc finger protein, with protein sequence MEIFGPIIDDETRCIHYHTEKDIIAIKFACCERYYPCYKCHEEHAQHTIKRWQQSQFHTRAILCGHCKHEMTIHDYMQSSSCPQCKSTFNARCANHYPIYFEM encoded by the coding sequence ATGGAGATTTTCGGTCCAATAATTGATGATGAAACGAGATGCATACATTATCATACAGAAAAAGATATTATCGCGATAAAGTTTGCATGTTGCGAGCGCTATTATCCGTGCTATAAGTGTCATGAGGAACATGCCCAGCATACCATAAAACGCTGGCAGCAATCACAATTTCATACAAGGGCGATACTTTGTGGACATTGTAAACATGAAATGACGATTCATGATTATATGCAGTCATCATCTTGTCCGCAATGCAAGTCGACTTTTAATGCACGTTGTGCCAATCATTATCCTATTTATTTTGAAATGTAA
- a CDS encoding nucleotidyl transferase AbiEii/AbiGii toxin family protein — translation MKQVNEVSIPVLDQLTDVAQQQQKSLEVFVTLYSHERLLVRLAASSYEDQYWLYGDRLIGALTNNYDKSSTGITLCAKKMANKDSIIQHAFKEICSVNVPEDGIEFVSDELEITTSDEDQIHIRMPAQLGHITTYIEIKINLFDRIAMAPKTMALQTILDNSPIELLAYPTELMIAHKFNLLYQYPACEQAMKEYYDVYLLASTQNFEGRVLQEAISDTFDRHKTTLEKYPSMFSKQLYLDATNNKRWQQLVNQQTLPFDKVQKLVHQLLVPIYEEVIVENEFFENWDYKLGDWQ, via the coding sequence ATGAAACAAGTAAATGAGGTATCAATACCTGTATTGGACCAATTAACAGATGTAGCTCAGCAACAACAGAAAAGCTTGGAGGTATTTGTAACACTCTATTCCCACGAAAGGTTATTAGTGCGCTTAGCGGCTTCTTCCTACGAGGATCAGTATTGGCTGTATGGAGATCGTTTAATCGGTGCATTAACAAATAATTATGATAAGTCTTCTACAGGAATTACATTGTGTGCCAAAAAAATGGCCAACAAAGATAGCATCATACAGCATGCTTTCAAAGAAATTTGCTCGGTGAATGTACCAGAGGATGGTATTGAATTTGTTAGCGATGAATTAGAAATTACAACTAGTGATGAAGATCAAATTCATATTAGAATGCCTGCACAATTAGGACACATAACAACATACATAGAAATAAAGATTAACCTTTTTGATAGAATAGCAATGGCTCCAAAAACGATGGCGCTTCAGACGATACTAGATAATTCGCCAATTGAGTTATTGGCTTATCCAACAGAGCTCATGATTGCACATAAATTTAACTTATTATATCAATACCCAGCATGCGAACAAGCAATGAAAGAATATTATGATGTATACTTATTAGCAAGTACACAGAATTTTGAAGGTCGAGTTTTACAAGAGGCTATATCAGATACATTTGACCGACATAAAACAACACTAGAAAAATATCCATCAATGTTCTCTAAACAACTTTATTTAGACGCTACTAACAACAAGAGATGGCAACAATTAGTTAATCAACAGACGTTACCATTCGATAAAGTACAAAAACTTGTTCATCAATTGTTAGTGCCAATTTATGAGGAAGTAATAGTAGAGAATGAATTTTTTGAAAATTGGGATTACAAACTAGGTGATTGGCAATAA
- a CDS encoding YpjP family protein — protein sequence MKKWVQKSIVIMVAFLTFGLITPTHEIWDAFDHNPSNRASIGPSPGTSTALAAEPEAIAEEATEIQQDAIDYGALLVDAAKEQSYVKFGTKIGPKISNEFDSIIFPKMEEAIAMTIANVEDRSLANLTITEKPSGNYGEKIFNIVNNETGDDLIRFHVRTEKRPQEGYYYNFHYHSAEDNFMAHNNLGDIYWEKNTPPKWLS from the coding sequence ATGAAAAAGTGGGTTCAAAAAAGTATCGTAATTATGGTTGCGTTTTTAACATTTGGATTAATTACGCCAACACATGAAATTTGGGATGCATTCGATCATAATCCATCAAATCGTGCTTCGATTGGTCCATCACCTGGGACAAGCACTGCACTAGCAGCTGAACCAGAAGCAATAGCAGAAGAAGCGACCGAAATACAGCAAGATGCGATTGACTATGGTGCGTTACTTGTCGATGCAGCGAAAGAGCAGTCATATGTGAAGTTTGGGACAAAAATTGGTCCTAAAATTAGCAATGAATTTGACTCCATTATCTTCCCGAAAATGGAAGAAGCAATTGCGATGACCATTGCAAATGTAGAAGACAGATCACTGGCAAATCTCACAATTACAGAAAAACCAAGTGGTAACTACGGAGAGAAAATCTTCAACATCGTTAATAACGAAACAGGAGATGATTTAATCCGCTTCCACGTACGCACTGAAAAGCGTCCGCAAGAAGGCTATTACTATAACTTCCACTACCACAGTGCCGAAGACAACTTTATGGCTCATAACAATCTTGGTGATATTTATTGGGAAAAAAACACACCACCGAAGTGGTTGTCATAG
- a CDS encoding helix-turn-helix domain-containing protein has translation MENYSPRIIPKIFMRYYEIMDHTLLSEAEKQLTKLAFNLLNMRIEKNISQDEVIAKSGLSKSVVSKMETFNSIPSSITLAKYAKALDMELILVDSELFNKWKERSKHNNYL, from the coding sequence GTGGAAAATTATTCACCAAGAATAATACCTAAAATTTTTATGCGGTATTATGAAATTATGGATCATACACTACTTTCTGAAGCAGAAAAACAGCTAACTAAATTAGCATTTAATTTGTTAAATATGAGAATAGAAAAAAATATTAGTCAAGATGAAGTGATAGCAAAAAGTGGTTTATCCAAAAGTGTTGTTTCGAAAATGGAAACCTTTAACTCAATTCCATCTTCTATAACCTTGGCTAAATATGCAAAAGCATTAGATATGGAATTAATCCTCGTAGACAGTGAGCTCTTTAATAAATGGAAAGAGAGAAGTAAGCACAACAATTATTTGTAA
- a CDS encoding GNAT family N-acetyltransferase, which produces MNISYKLMSSLSFEEAHVLFNRGFEGYLVPMNLSFDTFLSRFANDGYSPALSIVAYDGKDPIGFVLQGIREVKGQKISWNGGTGIIPEYRGKKLGYSLMEEAEKILKEHKVSVATLEALSENKPAISLYEKCGYKVEDDLFFLRANKILNSNVPNLDGYEIIRMPATQTIGSDLFSTIVPWQTDASNTPKLGGEAVIISKNGEVQAACLIRKKCVFGNKTENITLFQVKENGNEDALNKLLAYALEYDQAINRTTYNFLKGNGRVVSSLMESGFENTSISQVFMTKIL; this is translated from the coding sequence ATGAATATTTCGTATAAATTGATGTCTTCATTAAGCTTTGAAGAAGCGCATGTCCTATTTAATCGTGGATTTGAAGGCTATTTAGTGCCGATGAATTTATCTTTTGATACATTCTTAAGTCGATTTGCAAATGATGGATATTCTCCGGCATTATCTATCGTTGCATATGATGGAAAAGACCCAATCGGCTTTGTGCTCCAAGGAATTAGAGAAGTGAAAGGTCAAAAGATTTCTTGGAATGGTGGAACAGGTATTATTCCAGAATACAGGGGTAAGAAATTGGGCTATTCCTTGATGGAGGAAGCGGAAAAAATTTTAAAAGAACATAAAGTTTCAGTAGCAACTTTAGAGGCGCTGTCAGAAAATAAGCCAGCTATATCTTTATATGAAAAGTGTGGTTACAAAGTGGAGGACGATTTATTCTTTTTACGTGCAAATAAAATTTTAAATAGTAATGTACCAAATCTTGACGGCTATGAAATTATAAGAATGCCAGCTACCCAAACTATTGGATCAGATTTATTTTCAACAATCGTCCCTTGGCAAACGGATGCTAGTAATACGCCAAAACTAGGTGGAGAAGCTGTGATAATTTCGAAGAATGGAGAAGTGCAGGCAGCTTGTCTTATTCGAAAAAAATGTGTGTTTGGCAATAAGACAGAAAACATTACTTTATTTCAGGTGAAAGAAAATGGAAATGAAGATGCGCTAAATAAACTCCTCGCATACGCATTAGAATATGACCAAGCTATCAATCGTACAACTTATAACTTCTTAAAAGGAAATGGCCGTGTAGTTTCTTCTTTAATGGAAAGTGGTTTTGAAAATACTTCTATATCACAAGTTTTTATGACAAAAATCCTCTGA
- a CDS encoding oligosaccharide repeat unit polymerase, which produces MSKLKQSFGKLNKIDMFSPYFFLPFILLLYFFISLFDWHKFEQFGIHVSIWPAVILAVICYYIGVLIIDKLEWTIPSFGLSFLGKYVIHFIVALTLLGLGSYLMMIFSGNLGITDEANRRNLDPKLNFFSQLLWFGVLLLLSYKMILEKTMTWKKAIVYGSIFAVVMFLFLLMGYRTPLIIMLFTGIIIFHYVVKRVKLTWFLTALVVIGVAFSLFGFIRVLTEDTSQEFNKREQPDVELTAEERDKLLTAEQKVNLVPKWVRALNAEAVTSHIVLSTIIEYTKEEDYLKGEIHKGIFSTILPGEQISPRMRVTEVVNSITSERGVNVTREQRTTTPTFIGQLFLDGGYLLVAIGFLLYGVLISLIYNKVKQNGIRSFHTVVYAFTITVFTVSMHTGLLDLIFVLMLGFVIIASSIITTDKRMLDL; this is translated from the coding sequence ATGAGCAAATTGAAACAAAGTTTTGGAAAATTAAATAAAATTGATATGTTTTCTCCGTATTTCTTTTTGCCATTTATTTTACTGTTATATTTTTTTATCAGTTTATTTGATTGGCATAAATTTGAACAATTCGGTATACATGTATCTATATGGCCAGCTGTAATATTAGCTGTTATTTGTTATTACATAGGTGTATTGATAATTGATAAACTTGAGTGGACAATTCCATCGTTCGGACTGTCGTTCTTAGGGAAATATGTGATCCATTTTATAGTTGCCTTGACATTGCTTGGGCTAGGCTCCTATTTAATGATGATTTTTAGTGGCAACTTAGGGATTACGGACGAAGCAAATCGCCGTAATTTAGATCCAAAGTTAAACTTCTTTAGCCAATTATTATGGTTTGGTGTGTTATTGCTCTTGTCCTATAAAATGATTTTGGAAAAGACGATGACATGGAAAAAGGCAATCGTATATGGTTCAATTTTTGCAGTTGTCATGTTTTTATTTTTATTAATGGGCTACCGTACGCCACTTATCATTATGTTATTTACTGGCATCATTATTTTCCACTATGTTGTAAAAAGAGTGAAATTAACATGGTTTTTAACCGCATTGGTCGTAATTGGTGTAGCATTCTCGTTGTTTGGATTTATACGTGTCCTTACAGAAGATACGTCACAGGAATTCAATAAGCGTGAGCAACCCGATGTAGAATTAACTGCTGAGGAAAGAGATAAACTATTAACGGCTGAACAAAAAGTAAACTTAGTACCGAAATGGGTTCGAGCATTAAATGCTGAAGCTGTCACAAGTCACATCGTTTTAAGTACGATAATTGAATACACAAAAGAAGAAGATTACTTAAAAGGTGAAATTCATAAAGGAATATTTAGTACAATTTTACCTGGTGAACAAATTTCACCTCGCATGAGGGTTACAGAGGTCGTCAACTCGATTACGAGCGAACGTGGTGTAAATGTTACACGTGAACAGCGAACAACTACCCCAACATTTATAGGTCAATTGTTTTTAGATGGGGGTTATTTATTAGTTGCAATTGGCTTCCTATTATATGGTGTCTTAATTTCTTTAATTTATAATAAAGTAAAGCAAAATGGTATTCGCAGTTTCCACACTGTCGTTTACGCATTTACAATTACCGTGTTTACCGTTTCAATGCATACAGGTTTACTCGATTTAATCTTTGTTCTTATGCTTGGCTTCGTTATTATCGCATCTTCCATTATAACAACCGATAAGCGCATGCTTGATTTATAA
- a CDS encoding FusB/FusC family EF-G-binding protein, which translates to MEKQAIQPFLTVANYNLLGQQMNKILQTIATSKDTNVVQTVRGLVQKEISENVVMTNSEAQLIEPIYSVTERAAGESYLQDLKLYVIPFKPITASTIKSLFKKEKKLKLPNLERLDFQQICYFAWDDLGTHRKYVILEQDDKLKAIKGTFANNTVRGICAICNRHADVGLFTTSIKGNVVGTYTNHSNYICADSDTCNQHVTDMNKTITFFERIT; encoded by the coding sequence ATGGAAAAACAAGCAATTCAGCCGTTTTTAACGGTTGCAAACTATAATTTACTTGGTCAACAAATGAATAAAATTTTACAAACAATAGCTACTTCCAAAGACACAAATGTCGTTCAAACTGTGCGTGGCCTTGTCCAAAAAGAGATTTCTGAAAATGTTGTCATGACAAATTCAGAAGCCCAACTGATTGAGCCCATTTATTCAGTAACAGAGCGTGCAGCAGGTGAATCGTATTTACAAGACCTGAAGTTATATGTCATCCCATTTAAGCCAATTACAGCAAGCACTATAAAAAGCTTGTTTAAAAAAGAAAAAAAGCTAAAGTTGCCAAATCTAGAACGATTAGATTTTCAACAAATTTGTTATTTCGCGTGGGATGATCTTGGTACACATCGTAAATATGTCATTCTTGAGCAAGACGATAAGCTAAAAGCAATTAAAGGCACTTTTGCAAATAATACGGTTCGTGGTATATGCGCAATTTGTAATCGTCACGCTGATGTTGGACTATTTACAACTTCCATCAAAGGGAATGTCGTGGGCACTTATACGAACCATAGTAATTACATTTGTGCTGACAGCGATACGTGTAATCAACATGTAACAGATATGAATAAAACAATTACGTTTTTTGAGCGTATAACTTGA
- a CDS encoding MarR family winged helix-turn-helix transcriptional regulator, producing MIQDINHYFTNIFYHLHTTHEDVISHQSVRILQMIQKEDEVTVRDIATLLNISQNTASEHIKKLERLSWVEKIRATEDQRKVNLYLTDAGRIVLKKNTELDDNKLKQALNLLTEKEQQSVLEAFRLLSEVSK from the coding sequence ATGATACAAGATATTAACCATTATTTCACAAATATTTTTTATCATCTCCATACAACACATGAAGATGTGATTTCCCATCAAAGTGTGCGTATTTTACAGATGATTCAAAAGGAAGATGAAGTGACAGTCCGCGATATTGCAACGTTGCTTAATATTTCACAAAATACAGCTTCAGAGCATATAAAAAAGCTTGAACGTCTTAGCTGGGTTGAGAAGATTCGAGCAACCGAAGATCAACGCAAAGTTAATCTCTATCTAACGGATGCAGGGCGAATTGTTTTAAAGAAAAATACGGAATTAGACGATAATAAGCTTAAGCAAGCACTGAACCTATTAACCGAAAAAGAACAACAAAGTGTTTTGGAAGCATTTCGGTTATTAAGTGAGGTGTCGAAATGA
- a CDS encoding DUF3147 family protein, with protein sequence MYTLVKIISSAAIIAIVTEVARRFPTYGGVIAALPLVSILSIIWLTVQSEPNEHIQRFMVGVIVGLPATMVMLFVMYMAMKSSIHIVFAIALGVASWTICLGIQKAIAGVFHISI encoded by the coding sequence ATGTATACACTCGTAAAAATTATTAGTTCCGCAGCAATTATCGCTATAGTGACAGAAGTTGCAAGAAGATTTCCTACATACGGTGGTGTGATTGCCGCGCTACCACTTGTCAGTATTTTGAGTATTATTTGGCTAACAGTTCAAAGTGAACCAAATGAGCATATTCAGCGCTTTATGGTAGGGGTTATCGTTGGGCTTCCAGCAACGATGGTCATGCTTTTTGTGATGTATATGGCAATGAAATCATCTATCCATATTGTTTTTGCTATAGCGCTAGGAGTAGCCTCATGGACAATCTGTTTAGGTATTCAGAAAGCAATTGCTGGAGTATTTCATATTTCAATTTAA
- a CDS encoding GNAT family N-acetyltransferase, producing MSVINISQVNKKDVIEFFQAHWGTTEMVISSGIYDCSKLEGFAFINDNKKIAGLVTYVIREDECEIISLDSMEEGKGIGTLLVQAVEEHAWQHRCTVVSLITTNDNLHALKFYQKRGYYLVEILQNAVERARAVKPEIPLIGNDGIPIRDEIRLQKLSASF from the coding sequence ATGTCAGTTATCAATATTTCACAAGTGAATAAAAAGGATGTCATCGAGTTTTTTCAAGCGCATTGGGGAACTACAGAAATGGTTATTTCCAGTGGGATTTATGATTGTAGTAAGTTAGAAGGCTTTGCTTTTATTAACGATAATAAAAAAATCGCAGGTCTAGTAACATACGTAATTCGTGAGGATGAATGTGAAATTATTTCTCTCGATAGTATGGAAGAGGGAAAAGGTATCGGGACATTACTTGTACAAGCAGTAGAAGAGCATGCATGGCAACACCGCTGTACAGTTGTTTCACTCATTACAACAAATGATAATTTACATGCATTAAAATTTTACCAAAAGCGTGGCTATTACCTCGTAGAAATTTTACAAAATGCAGTAGAACGTGCAAGAGCAGTGAAACCTGAGATTCCACTAATCGGCAATGACGGAATTCCTATTCGTGATGAAATACGTTTGCAAAAACTATCTGCCTCGTTTTGA
- the thrS gene encoding threonine--tRNA ligase, giving the protein MSNQVLNIQFPDGKQQVFTKGVTLTDIAQAISPALRKKAIVGSVNGTITDLTRPILADAQINLFDASSREGIEVIRHSTAHLLAQAIKRIFPDVQFGVGPVIENGFYYDIDLAQSLVPTDLQKIEKMMKRIVQENIEIHRKIVSREEAKQLFQHDKLKLELLADIPEEDIITVYEQGDFYDLCRGPHVSSTGKLQHFQLMQVSGAYWRGDSQNKMLQRIYGVSFATKEELQDYFVFLEEAEKRNHRKLGKELELFMFSEEAPGMPFYLANGQIIRNELESFLRNLQTKYDYQEVRTPFMMNQRLWEQSGHWDHYKDNMYFTQVDAQSFALKPMNCPGHMLIFKNARHSYRDLPIRMAEFGQVHRHEFSGALIGLLRVRTFCQDDAHIFVTPEQIEDEINLALKIIDHTYQVFGFQYEIELSTRPADFMGDVQLWDKAERALENVLNNAGYAYRINEGDGAFYGPKIDIHIKDAIKRSHQCATIQLDFQLPEKFDLTYLNEQNEKVRPVVIHRAVFGSIDRFLGILIEHFGGAFPTWLAPQQVIVIGVATIHQEYVQQVVHALEKEQIRVRVDDRQEKLGKKIRDAQMKKTPYILVLGDKERDNQSVTVRKFGHQELNEKTLQQFVDEIKQEILQKALPTS; this is encoded by the coding sequence ATGTCAAATCAAGTATTAAACATTCAGTTTCCAGATGGAAAACAACAAGTATTTACAAAAGGTGTTACACTAACCGACATTGCACAGGCGATTAGCCCCGCACTGCGCAAAAAAGCAATTGTAGGAAGTGTGAACGGAACCATCACTGATTTGACGCGCCCTATATTGGCAGATGCCCAAATCAATCTATTTGATGCTAGCTCACGCGAGGGAATCGAGGTTATTCGTCATTCAACTGCTCATTTATTAGCACAAGCTATTAAACGAATATTTCCAGATGTGCAGTTTGGGGTAGGGCCTGTCATTGAAAATGGGTTTTATTATGATATCGATTTAGCACAATCCCTTGTACCAACAGACTTACAAAAAATAGAAAAAATGATGAAACGAATTGTTCAAGAAAATATTGAAATACATCGAAAGATAGTATCGCGAGAAGAAGCTAAACAGTTGTTTCAGCATGATAAATTAAAGTTGGAATTACTAGCTGATATTCCCGAAGAAGATATAATTACAGTTTATGAGCAAGGTGATTTTTATGATTTATGTCGCGGGCCGCATGTATCGTCAACAGGTAAATTGCAACACTTTCAATTAATGCAAGTTTCTGGAGCGTATTGGCGTGGCGATAGCCAAAATAAAATGCTTCAGCGCATTTATGGTGTTTCATTTGCTACAAAAGAAGAATTACAAGATTACTTTGTATTTTTAGAAGAAGCAGAAAAACGCAATCATCGTAAATTAGGAAAAGAACTTGAATTATTTATGTTTTCCGAAGAAGCACCAGGCATGCCGTTCTATTTAGCAAATGGTCAAATTATTCGAAATGAATTAGAATCCTTTTTACGAAATCTTCAAACGAAGTATGACTATCAAGAGGTTCGTACACCGTTTATGATGAACCAGCGTCTATGGGAACAATCGGGACATTGGGACCACTATAAAGACAATATGTATTTTACACAAGTAGATGCTCAAAGCTTCGCATTAAAGCCGATGAATTGTCCTGGACATATGTTGATTTTCAAAAATGCAAGACATTCATACCGTGATTTGCCGATTCGTATGGCAGAATTTGGGCAAGTTCATCGACATGAATTTAGCGGTGCATTAATTGGTCTATTGCGTGTACGAACATTTTGCCAAGACGATGCCCATATTTTTGTCACACCAGAACAAATAGAGGATGAAATTAATTTAGCGCTAAAGATCATTGATCACACGTATCAAGTATTTGGCTTCCAATATGAAATTGAATTATCGACACGTCCTGCTGATTTTATGGGGGATGTTCAGCTTTGGGATAAAGCAGAAAGAGCATTGGAAAATGTTTTAAATAATGCAGGATATGCTTATAGAATAAACGAAGGCGACGGCGCATTTTACGGACCTAAAATTGACATTCACATAAAAGATGCTATTAAACGCAGTCACCAATGTGCAACAATTCAACTAGATTTCCAACTGCCTGAGAAATTCGATTTAACATATTTAAACGAACAAAACGAAAAAGTAAGACCTGTCGTTATCCATCGTGCTGTTTTTGGCTCAATTGACCGCTTTTTAGGCATTTTAATTGAACATTTTGGCGGCGCATTTCCGACTTGGTTAGCACCACAACAAGTAATTGTGATAGGGGTTGCTACTATCCATCAAGAATATGTCCAACAGGTTGTACATGCACTTGAAAAAGAACAAATACGAGTGCGAGTAGATGACCGTCAGGAGAAGCTCGGGAAAAAAATAAGAGATGCTCAGATGAAGAAAACACCATATATTCTAGTATTGGGCGATAAAGAGCGCGATAATCAAAGTGTAACTGTACGCAAATTTGGTCATCAAGAGTTAAATGAAAAAACATTGCAGCAGTTTGTTGATGAAATCAAACAAGAAATTTTACAAAAAGCGTTACCTACTAGTTAA
- a CDS encoding aspartyl-phosphate phosphatase Spo0E family protein, translated as MVHLLLKQFLKFEIEIKRRIMYKKAKDLGFTHPAVVDYSQELDVLLNKYLKQAS; from the coding sequence TTGGTACATTTATTGCTTAAACAATTCTTGAAGTTTGAAATTGAGATTAAAAGGAGAATTATGTATAAAAAGGCAAAAGATTTAGGATTTACACACCCCGCCGTAGTAGATTATAGCCAAGAACTTGATGTTTTACTAAATAAATATTTAAAACAAGCATCCTAA
- a CDS encoding GNAT family N-acetyltransferase codes for MEQYFKDFLNGQSIILKQMASSDLEEFIKVESEQHTLLLANDEIPFPHTVEDHSSFFQSISGKKEEFFFGIFEKTTQQFIGSCGVYSINWINSTCLVGISLSEKWQGKGLGTDAMQTLITFIFDYIAINKIKLQVFSFNVGAIRSYEKCGFTKEGILRNEIFRFGKFHDIILFGLLREEWPPLS; via the coding sequence ATGGAACAATATTTTAAAGATTTTCTTAATGGACAATCGATTATTTTGAAGCAAATGGCATCTTCTGATTTAGAAGAGTTTATAAAGGTAGAGAGTGAACAACATACTTTATTACTTGCTAATGATGAAATTCCATTCCCACATACAGTAGAAGACCATTCTTCTTTCTTTCAAAGTATTAGTGGAAAAAAGGAAGAATTTTTCTTTGGTATTTTTGAAAAGACGACGCAACAGTTTATTGGTTCATGTGGTGTATATTCTATTAACTGGATTAATAGTACATGTTTAGTAGGCATATCTTTGAGTGAAAAATGGCAAGGTAAAGGATTAGGAACTGATGCTATGCAGACGCTCATCACGTTCATCTTCGACTACATTGCAATAAACAAAATTAAACTACAAGTGTTCAGCTTTAATGTAGGCGCGATACGTTCCTATGAAAAATGTGGATTTACAAAAGAAGGCATCCTTCGTAATGAAATTTTCCGCTTCGGTAAATTTCACGATATTATCTTATTCGGCCTATTACGTGAAGAGTGGCCCCCACTTAGTTAA
- a CDS encoding GNAT family N-acetyltransferase, whose protein sequence is MRLKFYDTSDRSLIEQYTLTKEQLRYTMSPQESIELVKTDKSRHAVLAIKEGKLVTFFVLHEKEGVKPYTGNNQALLIRAFSTDVNEQGKGYATEALQLLPSFVQQHFPTINELVLGVNFPNIAAQALYKKCGFVDEGVNAAGINDELKVMSYYL, encoded by the coding sequence ATGCGACTAAAATTTTATGATACATCCGATCGTTCATTAATTGAGCAATATACGTTAACTAAAGAGCAGCTTCGCTATACGATGTCCCCTCAGGAAAGTATTGAATTAGTTAAAACTGATAAAAGTCGACATGCGGTGTTAGCGATAAAAGAAGGGAAGCTCGTTACTTTTTTTGTTCTTCATGAAAAGGAAGGGGTAAAACCTTACACTGGAAATAATCAAGCTTTATTAATTCGTGCATTTTCAACGGATGTCAATGAACAAGGTAAGGGGTATGCAACTGAAGCATTACAATTATTGCCCTCGTTTGTGCAACAACATTTTCCTACTATAAATGAACTAGTTTTAGGTGTGAATTTTCCTAATATCGCAGCACAGGCTCTTTATAAAAAATGTGGCTTTGTAGATGAAGGCGTCAATGCAGCAGGGATTAACGATGAGTTGAAAGTAATGAGTTATTATTTATAA